DNA sequence from the Acetoanaerobium noterae genome:
GGTGATGGAGTTATAAGCTCATTTCAAGCTATGAGCTTAGCGCTTGGAACTACTGTTGGGGTAGGAAATATAGGTGGAGTAGCTGCTGCGATTGCTATAGGAGGTCCAGGAGCAATCTTTTGGATGTGGGTAGCGGGTTTACTTGGTATGATTATTAAAACCTCAGAAATAACTTTGGCAGTATATTATCGTTCTCATAATAAGGATGGTTCAACGTATGGTGGACCAAACTATTATATGAAAAAAGGTATAGGCATTGAAAAAGGTATGAACAAGGTTTTTAAAGTTCTAAGTGCAATTTTTGCTTTTGGATTTTTAGTTAGTTTGGTCATCAATATACAGATATATACAGTGGCTGAGGCTGTAGCAACGACTTTTAACATGAATATGATGCTTATGGCAGCAATATTTACTGGAATTTTGTATATTATGATATCAGGAGGACTTAAAGGACTAGGAAGAATTGCAGGAACTCTAGTACCATTTATGGTTGGGTTTTATCTTATCGCAGGTTTGTTTATAATATTTAAAAATATCACTATGCTTCCAGAGAGTTTTGCACTTATATTTTCTAGTGCATTTACAGGAACTGCAGCAGTTGGTGGTTTTGGTGGAGCGGCATTTTCACATGCTATAAAAACAGGAATGGCTAGATCAGTGTTTTCAAATGAAGCTGGATGGGGCTCGGCACCTATGGTTCATGCTTCAGCAAAAGTTGACCATCCTGTAAAGCAAGGAATTTTGGGCATATTTGAGGTAATGGTGGATACCTTATTTATTTGCAGTATAACTGCTCTGGTTATTATGGTTACAGGACAGTGGTCTTCAGGGCTTTCTGGAGCAGAGCTTACACTTAGTGCCTTTGAAGTAGGTATAGGAAGCTGGGGACGTATTATATTGGCTGTTGGAACTTTCTTGTTTGGAATTACTACAGCAAGTGGTATTTATGCTCAGATGGAAGTAGTAATAAGATACCTAATAGGCGAATCTAAGTCAAAGGATATGATTCTTACAGCTTACAAATGGCTGTATCCACTTCCGGGCTTGGGACTAGTTATAATAGCAGTGTATTATGGTTTCCCAGGTACTACTGTGTGGTTATTTTCAGATATGTCTACAGCACTTCCGATATTTGCAAATGTTGTAGCACTTATGATATTAAGCCCTAAGGTACTTGAACTTTTAAATGACTATAAAGCAAGATTCTTAGGGATAGGTAAAGTTAACCCAAATATTAAACTATTTTATGAAGATGATGACATAGAAGAAATCATTAGGGACGGTTCTTCTTGATTCTTTTGATTGAGAGCTAAAAGACATTCAGTATTATATCTATTATTTTAATATATTTATTTTGACTATAAACCTGTGGAGGAATCCATGGGTTTATTTAGTTAGAGAATAAGGGGATAGATTTATGGGTAGAAACTGATTGAATAATAATATTAATTTAATCTAGTGGAGGAATGAATATAACTATGAATGAAAAGTATAATTGGAATTTTAAAACTAGCTATGAGCTTCTTCCAGAAGTTTTTTATAAAAAAGTCTCTCCTAATACTGTAAAGAGTCCTGAAATTGTAATTTTTAATGAGGAGCTTGCAAATGAATTAGGTCTTGACTCATCAATGCTAAAAAGTGGATATGGGAAAAATATTTTGGCAGGAAATTTGGGACCAGAAGATGAAGGATTGCTTTCTTTAGCTTATGCGGGGCATCAGTTTGGGCATTTTACTATGTTAGGAGATGGAAGAGCTTTATTAATAGGTGAAAGTAAAAACTCAAAAGGAGAACTAATTGATATACAATTAAAAGGTAGTGGACGTACGCCTTACTCGAGAGGAGGAGACGGAAGGGCAGCACTAGGGCCAATGCTTAGGGAACATCTAATTAGCGAGGCTATGAATGCACTTAAAATACCTACGACTAGAAGTCTAGCAGTACTAAAAACAGGGGAAAAAGTTTATAGAGAGAATTCTCTTGAAGGTGCGATTCTCGTTAGAACAGCACTGAGTTATATAAGAGTAGGAACATTTGAATATGCAGCAGCTATGGGAAAGGGAGAGCATCTAAAACAATTAGCAGATTTTGCTATAGATAGACATTTTTCGAAGGTAAAAAAAGAGGAGAATCCTTACCTTGAATTTTTGAGAGAGGTGATACACTCTCAAGCGGAACTAATTGCCAGATGGCAGGCTGTGGGTTTTATCCACGGAGTTATGAATACGGATAATACTGCTATAAGCGGCGAAACGATTGATTATGGGCCGTGCGCATTTATGGATATCTACGATCCTAAGACTGTATTTAGCTCAATAGATACATTTGGCAGGTATTCTTATGAAAATCAGCCTAAAATTCTTAGATGGAACCTTGCTAGATTAGCAGAAACCCTAATTCCTCTAATTGATGACAATCAAGACAAGGCTGTATCACAAGCAAATGAACTGCTTGCAGAGTACGATGAGATATATCTTGGATTTTATTATAGTCTAATGAGAGATAAGTTAGGAATTATAAAGGCTAGCAGTGAAAACAACAAATTAGTAGATGATTTGTTAGAACTGATGAAGAAAAACAAAATGGATTATACCAATACCTTTGTTGATATTACCTTTAATAATTTAAATGAAAGTGAAAGCTATGAGAGTGAAGAATTTAGGCAGTGGGAAATCAGATGGAAAGATATATTAGATAATCAGGATGGAAATATAGAGTTAGCAAAGCTAAAAATGAAACAATCAAATCCTGGTATAATTCCAAGAAATAGTTTAGTAGAACGAGCACTCTCAGAAGTTATAAATAATAACGATTATACGTTTTATAAAAAGTTATTAAAGAATCTTTTATCGCCATATGAGCATGAATTAATTGATAAAGAGTTTAAAAAAGATCCAGTTATGCCGCTAAAACCATACAAAACCTATTGTGGCACTTAAAATCAATAGGGACGGTTAGAATCATTAGGGACGGTTCTTTTTGATTTTTGTTAAATAGGAATTTTATGGTAAAATTAACTAAATATTTGAGATTATAATTGTGAGGTGAGTATGATGCCAAGACAAGCTAGAGAGATAAGTGAATCTGGATACTATCATGTGATTATGAGAGGCAATAACAAGGAATATATCTTTGAAGACCGATTGAGTAAGCAAATTTTCATGAATCAATTATTGAAGATATGTGATGAGAAACTGTTGGATCTCTTAGCATGGTGTATTATGGACAAT
Encoded proteins:
- a CDS encoding alanine/glycine:cation symporter family protein; the protein is MTQEMIEYIVWEVLWGTPLIITILAIGVYYTFRTGFFQFRFLKHAVEKAIEQIKPDKANQGDGVISSFQAMSLALGTTVGVGNIGGVAAAIAIGGPGAIFWMWVAGLLGMIIKTSEITLAVYYRSHNKDGSTYGGPNYYMKKGIGIEKGMNKVFKVLSAIFAFGFLVSLVINIQIYTVAEAVATTFNMNMMLMAAIFTGILYIMISGGLKGLGRIAGTLVPFMVGFYLIAGLFIIFKNITMLPESFALIFSSAFTGTAAVGGFGGAAFSHAIKTGMARSVFSNEAGWGSAPMVHASAKVDHPVKQGILGIFEVMVDTLFICSITALVIMVTGQWSSGLSGAELTLSAFEVGIGSWGRIILAVGTFLFGITTASGIYAQMEVVIRYLIGESKSKDMILTAYKWLYPLPGLGLVIIAVYYGFPGTTVWLFSDMSTALPIFANVVALMILSPKVLELLNDYKARFLGIGKVNPNIKLFYEDDDIEEIIRDGSS
- a CDS encoding protein adenylyltransferase SelO, yielding MNITMNEKYNWNFKTSYELLPEVFYKKVSPNTVKSPEIVIFNEELANELGLDSSMLKSGYGKNILAGNLGPEDEGLLSLAYAGHQFGHFTMLGDGRALLIGESKNSKGELIDIQLKGSGRTPYSRGGDGRAALGPMLREHLISEAMNALKIPTTRSLAVLKTGEKVYRENSLEGAILVRTALSYIRVGTFEYAAAMGKGEHLKQLADFAIDRHFSKVKKEENPYLEFLREVIHSQAELIARWQAVGFIHGVMNTDNTAISGETIDYGPCAFMDIYDPKTVFSSIDTFGRYSYENQPKILRWNLARLAETLIPLIDDNQDKAVSQANELLAEYDEIYLGFYYSLMRDKLGIIKASSENNKLVDDLLELMKKNKMDYTNTFVDITFNNLNESESYESEEFRQWEIRWKDILDNQDGNIELAKLKMKQSNPGIIPRNSLVERALSEVINNNDYTFYKKLLKNLLSPYEHELIDKEFKKDPVMPLKPYKTYCGT